A stretch of Lactuca sativa cultivar Salinas chromosome 6, Lsat_Salinas_v11, whole genome shotgun sequence DNA encodes these proteins:
- the LOC111890257 gene encoding receptor-like protein EIX2 yields MPSPGHHCITTVAFTVHRKSVIEWKGYEREFIKNLGLLKSIDLSSNNLTGQIPYEVTKLYGLRALNLSKNGLHGEIPEKIGQLKQLETLDLSRNNLSGEMPLSMSGMNFLNHLDVSYNSLSGRIPSSTQLQSIDPSRYIGNPRLCGPPLTKKCHGDDESKVPHVIAESEDGGEDTDEFWGWFYIGGGTGFATGFWIACGALLLNRRGRHAFFHFYDRCKDLVYVKVMVFFANLQRVEM; encoded by the coding sequence tgattgagtggaaaggataTGAACGTGAATTCATTAAAAATCTGGGGTTGTTGAAGAGCATTGACTTGTCAAGCAACAACTTAACAGGACAAATCCCATATGAAGTTACCAAGCTCTATGGACTGCGTGCACTCAACTTGTCAAAGAATGGTCTACATGGAGAGATTCCAGAAAAAATTGGTCAACTGAAACAACTTGAAACATTGGATTTATCTAGAAACAACTTGTCTGGAGAGATGCCATTAAGCATGTCTGGTATGAATTTTTTAAATCATCTAGACGTGTCATATAATAGCTTGTCAGGGAGAATTCCATCCAGCACTCAACTGCAGTCTATTGATCCTTCAAGATACATTGGAAACCCGAGACTATGTGGACCTCCCCTTACTAAAAAATGTCATGGAGATGATGAATCAAAAGTACCACATGTCATTGCTGAGAGTGAGGATGGTGGGGAAGACACGGATGAATTTTGGGGGTGGTTCTATATTGGTGGAGGCACTGGTTTTGCTACTGGATTCTGGATTGCATGTGGTGCTCTACTTCTCAATCGTCGTGGGAGACAtgctttttttcatttttatgataGATGCAAAGATTTGGTTTATGTGAAGGTGATGGTGTTCTTTGCAAATCTGCAAAGGGTTGAAATGTAG